Below is a window of Deltaproteobacteria bacterium DNA.
TCCACTCCTATTTTTTTCCGCACCGTGGCGGAAGGGTTGGGGACGTCCACATGGGCCAGTTTGGCCCGATCCAAGAAAGTCAGGGGCAGATTTAATTTTTGGGCCGCTTCGAGTAGTCCGGTTTCGTTGGCCTTCAGGTCCACGCTGGCCAGGGCCGCCAGACTGGCCGGGGCCAAGCCGTGCGTCGCGAACACATGGCCCAGGGCATGTAGAATTTCGGCGGACGATACGCCCCGACGGCAGCCGATCCCGGCCACGAGACACGGCGGATGCAGGACCAGGGCGATGTCGGGCTCGGCGTTCCAGCTGACCACGACCTGGGCCTGGCTGGCCTCGGTCGCGACGATGAAGGCCGGGTTGTCCCGCGTGTCCAGGCGGTTGTCCGGATCGAACAGGGGCACCGGCCGGCCTTCGACCAGACTGGCGTTGACCGTCTTGATCCGGGCCGGATTGGCGATGGCGCAGCCCTTGTCTCGGGCCAGGATGTCGATGGCCGGGGCTTGGGCCGTATCCGTGGCCGTGGTGATCACGGCCTGGCCGCCAACGTGGCCGGCCACGCGCCGGGCTAGGTCATTGGCTCCGCCCAGGTGTCCGGACAGGAGGCTGATCACGTGCCGGCCGTCCTGGTCGCAGACCACAACGGCCGGGTCCGTGGTCTTGTGGTCCAAGAGGGGCGCGATGGTCCGGACCACGATGCCCGTGGCCGCGATGAAGACATG
It encodes the following:
- a CDS encoding cobalamin biosynthesis protein CbiG; amino-acid sequence: MAVYLSADKAAELTRELRAAGLPENTVIVVGHKVGHPEERVLRATLADLEDTVRTHGFSRQTMFLVLPGETAPVTPSRLYAADFGHGFRAARRPKTWSRLAVYAMTSQGLDLARRIADREAADIFAPERLSAPDVRPFARLADLARETWSAYHGHVFIAATGIVVRTIAPLLDHKTTDPAVVVCDQDGRHVISLLSGHLGGANDLARRVAGHVGGQAVITTATDTAQAPAIDILARDKGCAIANPARIKTVNASLVEGRPVPLFDPDNRLDTRDNPAFIVATEASQAQVVVSWNAEPDIALVLHPPCLVAGIGCRRGVSSAEILHALGHVFATHGLAPASLAALASVDLKANETGLLEAAQKLNLPLTFLDRAKLAHVDVPNPSATVRKKIGVDSVCEAAALTKTHGTRLIVPKTIVGPVTVAVALAD